Proteins encoded in a region of the Zea mays cultivar B73 chromosome 4, Zm-B73-REFERENCE-NAM-5.0, whole genome shotgun sequence genome:
- the LOC100193195 gene encoding zinc finger protein CONSTANS-LIKE 9 isoform X2 encodes MVPLCGFCGKQRSMIYCRSDAASLCLSCDRSVHSANALSRRHRRTLLCDRCGLQPASVRCLEDNTSLCQNCDWNGHDAASGASGHKRQAINCYSGCPSSAELSRIWSFIIDIPTVAAEPNCEDGLSMMTIDDSDVTNHHGASDDKRLLEIANTALMSDPPSPDKLKPLIGSSSGDGFDVLPLATDQPAGPVSATPKVPYARDDNKFNDGMYEDLCVDDADLTFENYEELFGTSHIRIEELFDDAGIDSYFEMKETPPFDFNEPKIVQLQCSDVVPADCAMSNTGERADSSLCIPVRQVRSSISHPLSGLTGESSAGDHQDCGVSPILLMGEPPWYSPGPEGSLAGGSRDSALTRYKEKKKKRMFDKKIRYASRKARADVRKRVKGRFIKAGEAYDYDPLSQTRSY; translated from the exons ATGGTTCCTCTCTGTGGTTTCTGTGGGAAACAAAGGTCAATGATCTACTGCAGATCGGATGCGGCATCATTGTGCTTATCATGCGACCGTAGCGTTCATTCAGCTAATGCACTGTCTCGGCGTCATAGAAGGACCCTTCTTTGTGATCGTTGTGGTTTACAGCCTGCATCAGTCCGATGTCTTGAGGACAACACATCACTTTGCCAAAACTGTGATTGGAATGGGCATGATGCAGCATCAGGGGCTTCTGGGCATAAAAGGCAGGCCATAAACTGTTACTCAGGGTGCCCATCATCAGCAGAGCTTTCGAGAATCTGGTCATTTATTATCGATATCCCGACTGTAGCTGCTGAGCCCAACTGTGAGGATGGGCTAAGCATGATGACAATTGATGACAGTGATGTGACTAATCATCACGGTGCTTCAGATGATAAACGATTGTTGGAAATAGCTAACACAGCACTCATGAGTGATCCACCTTCACCTGACAAGCTTAAACCTCTGATAGGCTCTTCTTCTGGAGATGGGTTTGATGTTCTGCCTCTAGCCACAGATCAGCCTGCTGGACCAGTTTCAGCGACACCTAAG GTACCTTATGCCAGAGATGACAATAAGTTCAATGATGGCATGTATGAAGACTTATGTGTGGATGATGCTGACCTGACATTCGAGAATTATGAAGAGCTATTCGGTACCTCTCACATTCGAATAGAGGAACTCTTTGATGACGCCGGAATTGACAGTTACTTTGAAATGAAGGAAACACCGCCTTTTGATTTCAATGAG CCCAAAATTGTGCAGCTACAATGTAGCGATGTGGTACCAGCTGATTGTGCGATGTCAAACACAGGGGAAAGGGCTGATTCCAGCCTTTGTATTCCTGTTAGGCAGGTCAGATCTAGTATATCCCATCCCTTATCTGGTTTGACTGGTGAGAGCAGCGCTGGAGATCACCAAGACTGTGGGGTGTCACCAATTCTCCTCATGGGCGAGCCACCCTGGTATTCTCCTGGTCCAGAAGGCTCATTAGCTGGAGGAAGCAGAGATAGTGCTCTCACACGatacaaggagaagaagaagaaaagaat GTTTGACAAGAAGATCAGATATGCTTCTCGCAAGGCTAGGGCAGACGTGAGGAAGAGGGTCAAGGGACGGTTTATAAAGGCTGGCGAAGCGTATGACTATGATCCACTAAGTCAAACTAGAAGCTACTGA
- the LOC100193195 gene encoding zinc finger protein CONSTANS-LIKE 9 isoform X1 has product MVPLCGFCGKQRSMIYCRSDAASLCLSCDRSVHSANALSRRHRRTLLCDRCGLQPASVRCLEDNTSLCQNCDWNGHDAASGASGHKRQAINCYSGCPSSAELSRIWSFIIDIPTVAAEPNCEDGLSMMTIDDSDVTNHHGASDDKRLLEIANTALMSDPPSPDKLKPLIGSSSGDGFDVLPLATDQPAGPVSATPKVPYARDDNKFNDGMYEDLCVDDADLTFENYEELFGTSHIRIEELFDDAGIDSYFEMKETPPFDFNEQPKIVQLQCSDVVPADCAMSNTGERADSSLCIPVRQVRSSISHPLSGLTGESSAGDHQDCGVSPILLMGEPPWYSPGPEGSLAGGSRDSALTRYKEKKKKRMFDKKIRYASRKARADVRKRVKGRFIKAGEAYDYDPLSQTRSY; this is encoded by the exons ATGGTTCCTCTCTGTGGTTTCTGTGGGAAACAAAGGTCAATGATCTACTGCAGATCGGATGCGGCATCATTGTGCTTATCATGCGACCGTAGCGTTCATTCAGCTAATGCACTGTCTCGGCGTCATAGAAGGACCCTTCTTTGTGATCGTTGTGGTTTACAGCCTGCATCAGTCCGATGTCTTGAGGACAACACATCACTTTGCCAAAACTGTGATTGGAATGGGCATGATGCAGCATCAGGGGCTTCTGGGCATAAAAGGCAGGCCATAAACTGTTACTCAGGGTGCCCATCATCAGCAGAGCTTTCGAGAATCTGGTCATTTATTATCGATATCCCGACTGTAGCTGCTGAGCCCAACTGTGAGGATGGGCTAAGCATGATGACAATTGATGACAGTGATGTGACTAATCATCACGGTGCTTCAGATGATAAACGATTGTTGGAAATAGCTAACACAGCACTCATGAGTGATCCACCTTCACCTGACAAGCTTAAACCTCTGATAGGCTCTTCTTCTGGAGATGGGTTTGATGTTCTGCCTCTAGCCACAGATCAGCCTGCTGGACCAGTTTCAGCGACACCTAAG GTACCTTATGCCAGAGATGACAATAAGTTCAATGATGGCATGTATGAAGACTTATGTGTGGATGATGCTGACCTGACATTCGAGAATTATGAAGAGCTATTCGGTACCTCTCACATTCGAATAGAGGAACTCTTTGATGACGCCGGAATTGACAGTTACTTTGAAATGAAGGAAACACCGCCTTTTGATTTCAATGAG CAGCCCAAAATTGTGCAGCTACAATGTAGCGATGTGGTACCAGCTGATTGTGCGATGTCAAACACAGGGGAAAGGGCTGATTCCAGCCTTTGTATTCCTGTTAGGCAGGTCAGATCTAGTATATCCCATCCCTTATCTGGTTTGACTGGTGAGAGCAGCGCTGGAGATCACCAAGACTGTGGGGTGTCACCAATTCTCCTCATGGGCGAGCCACCCTGGTATTCTCCTGGTCCAGAAGGCTCATTAGCTGGAGGAAGCAGAGATAGTGCTCTCACACGatacaaggagaagaagaagaaaagaat GTTTGACAAGAAGATCAGATATGCTTCTCGCAAGGCTAGGGCAGACGTGAGGAAGAGGGTCAAGGGACGGTTTATAAAGGCTGGCGAAGCGTATGACTATGATCCACTAAGTCAAACTAGAAGCTACTGA